A window from Kwoniella pini CBS 10737 chromosome 1, complete sequence encodes these proteins:
- a CDS encoding gamma-glutamyltransferase, whose translation MVLSGAVTSEDTRASEIGTQIISAGGNAVDAVIATIIAINTLCPYHSDLGGGGFAILRTIQGEYKSLNFRHTAPGKADSEFYKDPNISTSIGGSSVAVPGEIKGLEELHKNYGKLPWENLFKPSIELAENGFEVKQDLHNFITAACNPPGSTNLKGSWMENDPSFSSLFIDNQAIPLGYLWRRPEYAKTLKKLAKEGSEVFYNGEIAQAIVKIVNEKGGLMTLDDLKNYTVEWNEPISIDLEDYTIWSVPAPASGAIFLSALGMLDQFEHKGEGSIEDLHILTEALRLAYGQRTLLGDPNFVPGLKEIQLSWLQPESIKERSKLITDQTHPPDYYKPPKVEIVNDNGTSNITVADSNGMVISITTTVGLGWGSRIMVPNFGFILNDSMDDFSIKGRPNGTGYEPQIANYVIGGKRPLSSSCPYIINYKKNKKPFASGGSAGSSTIISTNIQIVRNLLKYKLNNFNAIDYLKLNRLHNQILPNYTILEKSSIHQNILIKGFIKEQEIELKKKGHNIKWIEKNQSLPVLIKFDYDSNSNSNSNSKEEQVKWQVAAEPRRNDTGGSIFIAPKED comes from the exons ATGGTCCTCTCCGGTGCAGTAACGAGCGAAGATACACGAGCAAGTGAAATCGGTACACAAATCATTTCAGCCGGAGGAAATGCAGTAGATGCTGTAATAGCAACTATAATAGCTATCAATACTTTATGTCCATATCATTCTGAtttaggtggtggtggatttGCAATTTTACGTACAATTCAAGGTGAATataaatctttaaattttaGACATACTGCTCCT GGAAAAGCCGATTCAGAATTCTATAAAGATCCAAATATTTCTACTTCAATAGGTGGATCTTCAGTAGCTGTACCAGGTGAAATAAAAGGTCTTGAAGAATTACATAAAAATTATGGTAAATTACCTTGggaaaatttatttaaaccTTCTATTGAATTAGCAGAAAATGGTTTTGAAGTTAAACAGGATTTACATAAT TTTATAACTGCCGCATGTAATCCACCTGGATCAACTAATTTAAAAGGTTCATGGATGGAAaatgatccttctttttcttcattatttattgataatcaaGCTATACCACTTGGTTATTTATGGAGAAGACCTGAATATGCAAAGACTTTGAAAAAATTGGCTAAAGAAGGAAGTGAAGTGTTTTATAATGGTGAAATCGCTCAAGCAATAGTAAAAATCgttaatgaaaaaggagGATTAATGACTCTTGACGATTTGAAAA ATTATACAGTTGAATGGAACGAACCgatatcaattgatttagaagattatACAATATGGTCTGTACCTGCTCCTGCATCTGGAGCTATTTTTTTATCTGCTTTAGGGATGTTGGATCAATTTGAACATAAAGGAGAAGGTAGTATAGAAGATTTACATATATTGACCGAAGCCCTGCGA TTGGCATATGGTCAAAGAACATTATTAGGTGATCCCAATTTCGTTCCCGGTTTAAAAGAAATACAACTTTCTTGGCTTCAACCGGAATCCAttaaagaaagatcaaaattaattacAGATCAAACTCATCCACCAGATTATTATAAACCCCCAAA agttgaaattgtaaatgataatggaaCTTCAAATATAACAGTAGCAGATTCTAATGGAATggtaatttcaattacaaCAACAGTAGGATTAGGTTGGGGTTCACGTATAATGGTTCCAAATTTTGGATttattttaaatgattcaatggatgatttttcaataaaaggTAGACCTAATGGAACAGGATATGAACCTCAAATTGCAAATTATG TTATTGGAGGTAAAAGACCATTAAGTTCAAGTTGTCCTTAtattataaattataaaaaaaataaaaaaccTTTTGCTTCAGGTGGATCAGCAGGAAGTTCTAcaataatttcaacaaatatacaaattgttagaaatttattaaaatataaattaaataattttaatgcaatagattatttaaaattaaatagattacataatcaaattttaccaaattatacaattttagaaaaatcttcaattcatcaaaatattttaattaaaggATTTataaaagaacaagaaattgaattaaaaaaaaaaggtcaTAATATTAAATGgattgaaaaaaatcaaagtttACCtgttttaattaaatttgattatgattcaaattcaaattcaaattcaaattctaaagaagaacaagtaAAATGGCAAGTTGCTGCTGAACCTAGACGAAATGATACAGGTGGAAGTATTTTTATTGCtccaaaagaagattaa
- a CDS encoding chaperone DnaJ: MPPRIPTRAFSTLPFSQQAVASSSTLPPPPLTAPKSHRRAASPRLSAQCYSTIRGRSPHVAEGKKSFHSTPVHRASAKNPYDVLGVKKDASASDIKKSYYQLAKKWHPDSSKEEGAKEKFHEIQSAYDILSDDSKRQAYDRYGSASTQEGFDPNGFASGAGGFGGFQGFGGGFGGPGGNADLFEQLFGSAFGAGARQGGSPFGGGGGGGARSRPVRGDDLEASISLNFLEACTGSAKKITITPVVDCKPCSGSGLKAGEKKKQCSTCRGTGQQTFQVQGMYMASTCQACGGAGETIPRGSRCGECDGVGKIKEKKSIDVEIPAGVEDGMLIRIPNQGDMPLSSSGPPGDLLVRVSVKPSNVFRRQGTNIYHDAKVPLHVALLGGIIRIPTLEGEVDVKVKGGTQNGEEAVLKGRGVKSVYSTRGRNERGDLIVGWKIQIPRSLSPNQKKILQAYADDVEGRPTNITFTSPSSSEYKSNHNFEKPYTPKAKSTFTSYTEPNSTKRETIDPYEKEDGSAGVGGKVASAVGGAIGWLEKLLGRR, encoded by the exons ATGCCTCCTAGAATCCCAACTAGAGCTTTTAGTACTCTGCCATTCTCGCAACAAGCAGTGGCAAGTTCTTCGACacttcctcctccacctttGACCGCACCGAAATCGCATAGAAGAGCTGCTAGTCCGAGATTATCTGCTCAATGCTATAGTACGATCAGAGGGAGATCGCCGCATGTAGCTGAAGGAAAG aaatcatttcattctaCACCTGTTCATCGTGCTTCAGCAAAGAATCCATACGACGTTCTAGGTGTAAAGAAAGATGCTTCTGCTTCGGACATCAAGAAGTCATACTATCAG CTTGCAAAGAAATGGCATCCTGATTCAAGTAAGGAAGAAGGAGCCAAGGAAAAGTTTCACGAGATTCAGAGCGCCTACGAT ATCCTATCCGATGACAGCAAGCGACAAGCATATGATCGATATGGCTCAGCTTCGACTCAAGAAGGATTTGATCCAAACGGTTTCGCAAGTGGTGCGGGTGGGTTTGGAGGATTTCAAGGATTTGGTGGAGGATTTGGAGGTCCAGGTGGTAATGCAGATTTATTTGAACAATTATTCGGATCCGCTTTTGGGGCTGGAGCACGTCAAGGTGGTTCACCatttggtggtggtggaggaggaggagcaAGATCAAGGCCTGTTAGAGGTGATGATTTAGAggcttcaatttctttaaattttttagaAGCTTGTACTGGATCAGCAAAGAAAATAACTATAACTCCTGTTGTAGATTGTAAACCTTGTTCAGGTAGTGGATTAAAAGCTggtgaaaagaaaaaacaatGTTCAACTTGTAGAGGTACAGGACAACAAACTTTTCAAGTTCAAGGAATGTATATGGCTTCTACATGTCAAGCATGTGGAGGTGCAGGAGAAACTATTCCAAGAGGATCAAGATGTGGTGAATGTGATGGAGTAGgtaaaattaaagaaaaaaaatcaattgatgttgaaattcCTGCAGgagttgaagatggaatGTTAATTAGAATACCTAATCAAGGTGATATGccactttcatcttctggaCCACCTGGTGATTTATTAGTTAGAGTTTCAGTTAAACCTTCAAATGTATTTAGAAGACAAGGAACAAATATTTATCATGATGCAAAAGTACCTTTACATGTTGCTTTACTTGGAGGTATAATTAGAATACCAACtttagaaggtgaagtagATGTTAAAGTGAAAGGAGGAACACaaaatggtgaagaagctgtaTTAAAAGGACGAGGTGTAAAGAGTGTTTATTCtacaagaggaagaaatgaaagaggTGATTTAATTGTTGGTtggaaaattcaaataccGAG ATCACTCTCaccaaatcaaaagaagatattaCAAGCTTACGCAGATGACGTAGAAGGTAGACCTACCAATATAACATTTacatctccttcatcaagtgagtataaatcaaatcacaATTTCGAAAAACCTTATACTCCCAAAGCCAAATCTACTTTTACTTCCTACACCGaaccaaattcaacaaagaGGGAAACTATAGATCCTtatgagaaagaagatggttcAGCAGGTGTAGGAGGTAAAGTAGCTTCTGCTGTAGGAGGAGCAATAGGTTGGcttgaaaaattattagGAAGGCGGTGA